From a region of the Lactuca sativa cultivar Salinas chromosome 4, Lsat_Salinas_v11, whole genome shotgun sequence genome:
- the LOC111895385 gene encoding auxin-responsive protein SAUR71, with protein sequence METIKGNTGKNNFLVKTWKRCRSFSHIHSSKGSLSRLPKSRSWSGKETMKKKIAPGGFFPVCVGPDKQRFAVKTKYASHPLFAMLLEDAEKEYGYHCDGPISLSCDVDLFYKVLAEMEAKDVQPLGRSYAFGSCSPFNPSRRLGSNGAAQMAKLGYGYYGPISLQARLR encoded by the coding sequence ATGGAAACAATCAAGGGAAATACGGGAAAGAATAACTTTCTCGTGAAGACATGGAAGCGATGTCGATCCTTCTCCCACATCCACAGCAGCAAGGGCAGCCTTAGTAGGTTACCGAAGAGCAGATCATGGAGCGGCAAGGAGACGATGAAGAAGAAAATAGCACCGGGAGGGTTTTTTCCGGTGTGCGTCGGACCTGATAAACAAAGGTTCGCTGTGAAAACAAAGTATGCAAGTCATCCTTTGTTTGCGATGCTTCTGGAGGATGCAGAAAAGGAATACGGGTACCACTGTGATGGCCCGATATCACTTTCATGCGATGTGGATCTGTTCTACAAGGTGTTGGCGGAGATGGAGGCAAAAGATGTGCAGCCGTTGGGAAGGAGCTATGCGTTCGGGTCATGCAGTCCGTTTAATCCTAGCCGTCGATTGGGAAGCAATGGTGCAGCTCAGATGGCTAAACTAGGGTATGGTTATTATGGACCTATAAGCCTACAAGCTCGATTACGATGA